In one Alphaproteobacteria bacterium genomic region, the following are encoded:
- a CDS encoding YeeE/YedE thiosulfate transporter family protein yields MIEDAWIMGFAGGLLIGCAAALMLLVNGRIAGVSGILGRLLPPWGTVGDRLVVGPAVLFALGLILAPLLLRQAGFPLAISVTDSLPVLLIGGVLVGYGTRLGSGCTSGHGVCGLSRGSPRSMAAVAVFMAVAALTTSLVRLTTGAVQ; encoded by the coding sequence ATGATCGAAGATGCTTGGATTATGGGGTTTGCAGGCGGTCTGCTGATCGGATGCGCCGCTGCCTTGATGTTGCTCGTGAACGGACGGATCGCCGGGGTAAGCGGGATACTCGGCCGCCTGCTGCCGCCATGGGGAACGGTCGGGGACCGGCTCGTGGTCGGGCCGGCCGTCCTGTTTGCCCTGGGCTTGATCCTGGCCCCGCTGTTGCTTCGACAGGCCGGTTTTCCCTTGGCGATTTCGGTGACGGACAGTCTTCCGGTGCTGCTGATCGGTGGCGTTCTGGTTGGCTATGGCACGCGTCTGGGCAGCGGCTGCACAAGCGGTCATGGAGTCTGTGGACTATCGCGCGGATCACCGCGGTCGATGGCGGCGGTGGCGGTCTTCATGGCGGTTGCCGCCCTGACGACATCCCTTGTCCGACTGACGACGGGAGCCGTGCAATGA
- a CDS encoding phytanoyl-CoA dioxygenase family protein — protein sequence MAALTDTQKQSFHDNGYLVVEDAVDAGLLQRLRQDFDGWVADSAGHDAPFGETVDGRPRFDLQPPADGKPAALRRVQAPTEVSDAYYEAMADSRMTDMVADLIGPNIKLHHTKINSKQPGAATMVKWHQDFAFTPHSNADLITALLMIDDVDETNGPLAVAPGSHKGPIHSIWQDGVFTGAVAPEIEADMKRQSTLCMGKAGSVCLMHTRLAHGSEPNLSSRPRTLFICVYSAGDAMPCTPNPVPTRHMGLFVRGTDPHRVRGEAYDVAVPEYPKTSFFAQQSDQERRA from the coding sequence ATGGCAGCGCTGACAGACACACAGAAACAATCCTTCCACGACAACGGGTACCTGGTCGTCGAGGACGCGGTCGATGCCGGCCTGCTGCAGCGATTGAGGCAGGATTTCGATGGATGGGTCGCGGACAGCGCCGGTCACGACGCCCCCTTTGGCGAAACCGTTGACGGCCGTCCGCGTTTTGACCTGCAGCCCCCCGCGGACGGGAAGCCGGCGGCCCTGCGCCGCGTCCAGGCCCCTACCGAGGTCTCGGACGCCTACTACGAGGCCATGGCGGACAGCCGGATGACGGACATGGTGGCCGATCTGATCGGGCCGAACATCAAGCTGCATCACACCAAGATCAACTCGAAGCAGCCGGGCGCGGCGACCATGGTGAAATGGCATCAGGATTTTGCCTTCACCCCGCATTCCAACGCCGACCTGATTACCGCGCTGCTGATGATCGACGACGTGGACGAAACCAACGGCCCCCTGGCCGTCGCCCCTGGCAGTCACAAGGGCCCGATTCACAGCATCTGGCAGGATGGGGTCTTCACCGGCGCCGTGGCCCCGGAAATCGAGGCGGACATGAAACGGCAATCGACCCTGTGCATGGGCAAGGCCGGGTCGGTCTGCCTGATGCATACGCGCCTTGCCCACGGGTCCGAACCGAACCTGTCCAGCCGGCCGCGAACGCTGTTCATCTGTGTCTATTCGGCGGGTGATGCGATGCCCTGCACACCGAACCCGGTCCCGACCCGGCATATGGGGCTTTTCGTGCGCGGCACCGATCCGCATCGCGTCCGGGGCGAA
- a CDS encoding YdeI/OmpD-associated family protein, translating into MITEIEDYFSKGCGRCDRFATPDCVTRTWSSGLAHLRRICRDMGLIETVKWGHPCYMHAGRNIALIGALRDGFRLSFFKSALLKDPDGILERQGPNTQNPDVVRFVDAERVAALEPVLRAYLAEAMSYAEAGITPEKKSVEIELPEELADALDADPELAEGFQALTPGRQRSYVINLTGAKKPETRIARIARFRPHILAGKGANER; encoded by the coding sequence ATGATTACCGAGATCGAAGACTATTTCAGCAAGGGATGCGGCCGGTGCGACCGGTTTGCCACGCCGGACTGCGTGACGCGAACATGGTCGTCCGGGCTGGCGCATCTGCGCCGCATTTGCCGCGACATGGGTCTGATCGAAACGGTGAAATGGGGCCATCCCTGCTACATGCATGCGGGCCGCAACATCGCACTCATCGGGGCCTTGCGCGACGGTTTCCGTCTCTCCTTCTTCAAGTCAGCCCTGCTGAAAGACCCCGATGGCATTCTGGAACGGCAGGGGCCGAACACCCAGAATCCGGATGTCGTCCGCTTCGTTGACGCAGAACGGGTTGCGGCGCTGGAACCTGTTCTCCGCGCGTATCTGGCCGAGGCCATGTCCTATGCGGAGGCGGGCATCACGCCGGAGAAGAAGTCGGTTGAAATCGAATTGCCGGAGGAACTGGCCGATGCCCTGGATGCGGACCCGGAACTGGCGGAGGGGTTTCAGGCCCTGACGCCGGGGCGGCAACGCAGCTATGTCATCAACCTGACCGGCGCGAAGAAGCCCGAGACGCGGATTGCCCGGATAGCCAGGTTCCGACCGCACATTCTGGCAGGCAAGGGTGCCAACGAGAGATAG
- a CDS encoding NAD(P)/FAD-dependent oxidoreductase produces MSVEKVEVLVIGAGQAGVAMSEHLGRNGIPHLVLERHRIAERWRSERWDSLVANGPAWHDRFPGMTYDDIDPEAFAPKERVAQYFAQYAEKIGAPIRCGVNVTAVRRNEGRAGFRAETSDGVIEANHIVAATGPFQKPIMPAIVPEDAGIHQIHSSAYRNPEQLPEGAVLVVGAGSSGGQIADELLRAGRRTFLSVGPHDRPPRRYRGLDYCWWLGVMGKWDIQTPAPGTEHVTISVSGAHGGETVDFRRLAARGMTLVGRTEEFRDGSLYFRGDLAENIARGDANYLSVLDEADAYAERNGLDLPEEPEARRFLPDPDCVKNPIPSLDLGKEGITSIIWATGFAYDFGWLQVDAFDPTGKPSHQRGVSTEPGVYFVGLPWLSRRGSSFIWGVWHDARFIADHIMTQVSYATYHDSVQEHLSAPAPKAKAG; encoded by the coding sequence ATGTCTGTCGAGAAAGTGGAAGTGCTGGTGATCGGAGCCGGACAGGCCGGTGTCGCCATGAGCGAACATCTGGGGCGGAACGGTATTCCGCACCTTGTCCTTGAGCGGCACCGCATCGCGGAACGCTGGCGGTCCGAACGCTGGGACTCCCTGGTCGCCAACGGGCCAGCCTGGCACGACCGGTTTCCTGGCATGACCTACGACGATATCGACCCGGAGGCCTTCGCACCGAAGGAACGGGTGGCGCAGTACTTCGCCCAATATGCGGAGAAGATCGGCGCACCGATCCGCTGCGGCGTCAATGTGACAGCCGTCCGCCGCAATGAAGGCCGCGCGGGCTTCCGCGCAGAGACATCCGACGGCGTGATCGAGGCGAACCACATTGTCGCGGCGACCGGCCCGTTTCAGAAACCCATCATGCCCGCAATCGTTCCGGAGGATGCGGGCATCCACCAGATCCATTCCAGCGCGTATCGGAACCCCGAACAGTTGCCGGAAGGCGCTGTCCTGGTCGTCGGTGCCGGGTCGTCCGGCGGACAGATCGCTGACGAATTGCTGCGTGCGGGTCGCCGGACCTTCCTGTCGGTCGGGCCGCATGACCGACCGCCCCGGCGTTATCGCGGGCTCGACTACTGCTGGTGGCTGGGCGTGATGGGCAAATGGGACATCCAGACGCCCGCGCCGGGAACGGAGCATGTCACGATTTCGGTCAGCGGCGCGCATGGCGGCGAGACGGTTGACTTCAGACGGCTGGCGGCGCGCGGCATGACCCTGGTTGGACGGACGGAGGAATTTCGCGACGGTTCCCTGTACTTCCGCGGCGATCTGGCGGAGAACATCGCGCGTGGCGACGCCAATTACCTGTCCGTTCTGGACGAGGCCGACGCCTATGCGGAGCGCAACGGACTGGATCTGCCGGAGGAGCCCGAGGCGCGCCGGTTCCTGCCCGACCCGGACTGCGTGAAGAACCCGATCCCATCCCTGGACCTTGGGAAGGAAGGGATCACATCGATTATCTGGGCAACCGGCTTCGCCTATGATTTCGGCTGGCTGCAGGTCGATGCGTTCGACCCCACGGGCAAGCCGAGCCACCAACGCGGCGTTTCCACGGAACCCGGCGTGTATTTCGTCGGCCTGCCCTGGCTGTCCCGGCGTGGTTCATCCTTCATATGGGGTGTCTGGCACGACGCGCGGTTCATCGCCGATCACATCATGACGCAGGTCAGCTACGCGACCTATCACGACAGCGTCCAGGAGCATCTGTCAGCCCCCGCCCCGAAGGCGAAGGCCGGCTGA
- a CDS encoding AEC family transporter, with protein MQALFDIVLPVFAIVASGYLCGYKNLLGPESSEALNAFVYWVALPALLFNAMANVDLAQVYNLPFMAGFTLALAVTWALTGLLGRHVFRLSAAESALHGLNSAYPNSGFMGIPLAIAAFGDEAALPAIVATVISVLSVALAVIPIEIARQQKSDVLKIVGRVLGALVRNPMIIAPCAGLLWAWSGWELPIFVETYTGILGAAAGPCALFSIGLFLVGKPLTEGSMEVVSMTLAKLVLHPLLTAVAVLLLFPTDPLWAMVAILSAALPIGSGPFVLAQAQGIYVRRTSTVMLVTTLLSVVTISGFFLFIPGLS; from the coding sequence GTGCAGGCGTTGTTTGACATCGTTCTCCCCGTTTTCGCGATCGTCGCGTCGGGATATCTGTGCGGTTATAAAAACCTGCTGGGACCGGAAAGCAGCGAAGCGCTGAACGCCTTCGTCTACTGGGTCGCACTGCCGGCACTGTTGTTCAATGCCATGGCGAATGTCGACCTCGCGCAGGTCTATAACCTACCCTTCATGGCAGGTTTCACCCTGGCCCTGGCGGTAACCTGGGCACTGACCGGGTTACTCGGCCGCCATGTCTTCCGGCTCAGTGCCGCGGAATCGGCCCTGCACGGACTGAACAGCGCCTATCCCAATTCGGGCTTCATGGGAATTCCGCTGGCCATCGCGGCCTTTGGCGACGAGGCCGCGTTGCCCGCAATCGTCGCGACCGTCATATCCGTCCTGTCGGTCGCCCTGGCCGTGATCCCGATCGAAATCGCCCGGCAACAGAAGTCGGATGTTCTTAAGATCGTCGGGCGCGTACTGGGGGCGCTGGTTCGAAACCCGATGATCATCGCCCCCTGCGCAGGTCTGCTCTGGGCCTGGAGCGGATGGGAACTGCCCATTTTTGTCGAGACCTATACCGGAATTCTCGGCGCGGCGGCGGGCCCCTGTGCCCTTTTCTCCATCGGATTGTTCCTCGTCGGTAAACCGCTGACCGAAGGCAGCATGGAGGTGGTCTCAATGACCCTGGCCAAGCTCGTCCTGCATCCGTTGCTGACAGCGGTTGCGGTTCTGTTGCTTTTTCCAACGGACCCGCTCTGGGCGATGGTCGCGATCCTGTCAGCGGCGCTGCCGATCGGCTCCGGCCCGTTCGTGCTGGCTCAGGCCCAGGGCATCTATGTTCGCCGAACCTCTACCGTCATGCTGGTCACGACGCTTCTTTCCGTGGTGACGATATCCGGATTTTTCCTGTTCATCCCCGGTCTGTCCTGA
- a CDS encoding class II aldolase/adducin family protein: MLDLGNRVSIYQPEQEGLIFPELPEFSSVADERRHRKERLVAACRAFAQQGFDYGFAGHLTVRDPERPELYWTNPMCVHFDKVKMSNLILVDHKGYVVEGKHAVNRAGFVLHANVHEAHPDIIAMCHAHTVYGTAWASTGRAIDPITQDACAFFEDHVVIGEQGGQVAVENHAGSDVAKAFKGVKAALHQNHGLLTASRHSIESAAFWFIALERCCQQQLDIAASGITPIRIPDDRARYSREHVGSEYIGWLHFQTIWNQLVEDQPDMFD, translated from the coding sequence ATGTTGGATCTCGGTAATCGTGTCTCGATCTATCAGCCGGAACAGGAAGGTTTGATCTTTCCCGAACTGCCGGAATTTTCCTCGGTGGCGGACGAGCGCCGCCATCGGAAGGAACGACTGGTGGCGGCCTGCCGTGCATTTGCGCAGCAGGGATTCGATTACGGATTTGCCGGGCATCTGACCGTGCGGGACCCGGAGCGGCCCGAACTCTACTGGACCAACCCGATGTGCGTTCATTTCGACAAGGTGAAGATGTCGAACCTGATCCTTGTCGATCACAAAGGGTATGTCGTCGAGGGCAAACACGCGGTCAATCGCGCCGGGTTCGTCCTGCACGCCAATGTGCACGAGGCGCATCCAGACATCATCGCCATGTGCCATGCGCACACCGTCTATGGTACGGCCTGGGCGTCGACGGGTCGGGCGATCGACCCCATTACACAGGATGCCTGTGCCTTCTTCGAAGACCACGTCGTGATCGGCGAGCAGGGCGGGCAGGTTGCCGTGGAAAACCATGCCGGATCCGACGTCGCAAAGGCCTTCAAGGGGGTGAAGGCCGCGCTGCATCAGAATCATGGCCTGCTGACCGCTAGCCGGCATTCGATCGAATCCGCCGCCTTCTGGTTCATTGCCCTGGAACGCTGTTGCCAGCAGCAGCTCGACATCGCCGCCTCCGGGATCACACCGATCCGCATTCCCGATGACCGCGCCCGGTACAGCCGCGAACATGTCGGCAGCGAGTATATCGGTTGGCTGCATTTTCAGACGATCTGGAACCAGCTGGTCGAGGATCAGCCTGACATGTTCGACTGA
- a CDS encoding Rid family hydrolase has product MAHKRIRKFNTRDTYPEQKLDNDLCQSVVARGTMVFVRGQIGQDLETSKSVGIGDPGAQAHKAMQNIRMLLEESGAKMEHICRLVVYLTDIRYREAVYRAIGEYTKGVFPVSTGLVVPALARPEWLVEIEATAVIPDQEA; this is encoded by the coding sequence ATGGCGCATAAGAGAATCCGGAAGTTCAATACGAGGGACACCTATCCGGAGCAGAAACTGGACAACGACCTGTGCCAGTCCGTCGTGGCGCGCGGCACGATGGTCTTCGTCCGCGGCCAGATCGGGCAGGATCTCGAGACGTCGAAGTCGGTCGGGATCGGCGATCCCGGTGCACAGGCGCACAAGGCCATGCAGAACATCCGCATGTTGCTGGAAGAAAGTGGCGCGAAGATGGAGCATATCTGCCGGCTGGTCGTCTATCTGACCGACATTCGCTACCGCGAGGCGGTGTACCGCGCGATTGGCGAATATACAAAGGGGGTCTTCCCCGTTTCGACCGGGCTCGTCGTCCCCGCACTCGCCCGCCCCGAATGGCTGGTCGAGATCGAAGCAACCGCCGTCATCCCCGACCAGGAGGCCTGA
- a CDS encoding LacI family DNA-binding transcriptional regulator, protein MARPTVHDIANEAGVSLATVDRVLNGRPGVREKTVNRVQEAIRKLGYVRDTSAANLARQREYRFVVLLPKNDSQFVETLREALVEASGAQFADRVSLKIMSVMPEDPHAIAQALHRLRASRPDGVAIMAQETPQVRDAIARLKADGIAVSALIADLPSSERDFFVGVNSQQAGRTAGLLIGRFVRKPRGKVLVIANSMIARDSIDRRLGFDSVIGEEFAGLQVLPSVETHDDPARARAILHRIVAAHSDLVAVYSMGTGNRYILDALRETGRLMDLVVVGHELTPRTRDALLAGEMDAVIAQNVGHLARSTLRVLRAKCDSVAIFEAQERIRIDIVTRENLP, encoded by the coding sequence ATGGCAAGGCCGACTGTACACGATATCGCGAACGAGGCCGGCGTCAGCCTGGCGACCGTCGACCGCGTATTGAACGGCCGGCCGGGTGTCCGCGAAAAGACCGTGAATCGGGTGCAGGAGGCAATCCGGAAACTCGGCTATGTCCGGGATACGTCGGCCGCAAACCTTGCACGACAGCGGGAATACCGGTTCGTCGTCCTGCTTCCGAAAAATGACAGTCAATTTGTGGAAACGCTCCGGGAAGCCCTTGTCGAAGCGTCGGGCGCGCAGTTCGCCGACCGCGTGTCCCTGAAGATCATGTCGGTCATGCCGGAGGATCCGCACGCAATCGCGCAGGCGCTGCACCGGCTGCGCGCGTCCAGGCCGGATGGCGTCGCAATCATGGCCCAGGAAACACCGCAAGTGCGCGATGCGATTGCCCGGTTGAAGGCGGATGGGATCGCGGTGTCGGCGTTGATTGCCGACCTACCCAGTTCCGAACGGGATTTCTTTGTCGGGGTGAACAGTCAGCAGGCAGGGCGGACGGCGGGTCTTCTGATCGGGCGTTTTGTCCGGAAACCCCGCGGAAAAGTTCTTGTCATCGCCAACTCGATGATCGCCCGGGACAGCATCGATCGGCGCCTGGGATTCGATTCCGTAATCGGCGAGGAGTTTGCCGGCCTGCAGGTCCTGCCCTCCGTTGAGACCCATGATGACCCGGCCCGCGCCCGCGCGATCCTGCATAGAATCGTGGCCGCGCATTCCGATCTCGTCGCGGTCTATTCAATGGGTACCGGCAATCGATACATACTCGATGCGTTGCGCGAAACGGGCCGCCTGATGGATCTGGTCGTTGTCGGGCACGAACTGACCCCCAGAACTCGGGATGCCCTTTTGGCCGGGGAAATGGATGCGGTGATCGCCCAGAATGTCGGGCATCTGGCCCGCAGCACGTTGAGGGTGCTGCGCGCGAAATGCGACAGTGTCGCGATCTTCGAGGCCCAGGAACGCATCCGGATCGACATCGTAACCCGCGAAAACCTGCCCTGA
- a CDS encoding sugar ABC transporter permease, which yields MSESAIDRVAKATPPRVARKIKGYSDRTIAWMFVTPTVLLLLAINIFPLLWTIWLSFTNYRANRPNADVKWIGLRNYERILTDADIWLTMQATAHFLFWTIFIQVLIGFALAWLINRKFKGNDLWTTIIVLPMMLSPAVVGNFWTFLYQPQIGLFNYAVSFLTGVEPTSFTMIGEVALAPWAIVIVDTWMWTPFIMLICLAGLRSIPDTIYEAAECDRASKWRQFWTITVPMVLPFLMLAVLFRGIENFKMFDLVVQLTGGGPGSTTELTSINLKREAFEKWRTGYSSAYAIILFVTVFGLASIYVKALNKVKDR from the coding sequence ATGTCCGAAAGCGCGATTGATCGCGTCGCAAAGGCGACGCCGCCCAGGGTGGCACGAAAGATCAAGGGCTATTCCGACCGGACCATCGCCTGGATGTTCGTGACGCCGACCGTCCTGCTGCTTCTGGCGATCAACATCTTCCCGCTGCTCTGGACGATCTGGCTCAGCTTCACGAACTATCGCGCCAACCGGCCGAACGCCGATGTGAAATGGATCGGCCTGCGCAATTACGAGCGCATCCTGACCGACGCCGATATCTGGCTGACCATGCAGGCGACGGCGCATTTCCTGTTCTGGACGATTTTCATACAGGTGCTGATCGGCTTCGCCCTGGCCTGGCTGATCAACCGCAAATTCAAGGGCAACGATCTCTGGACCACGATCATCGTGTTGCCGATGATGCTGTCGCCCGCGGTGGTCGGGAACTTCTGGACCTTCCTCTATCAGCCGCAGATCGGCCTGTTCAACTATGCGGTCTCCTTCCTCACCGGGGTCGAGCCGACAAGCTTCACCATGATCGGCGAGGTCGCGCTGGCGCCCTGGGCGATCGTGATTGTCGATACCTGGATGTGGACCCCGTTCATCATGTTGATCTGTTTGGCCGGGCTGCGCTCGATTCCGGACACGATCTATGAGGCGGCGGAATGCGACCGCGCGTCGAAATGGCGCCAGTTCTGGACCATTACCGTGCCCATGGTGCTGCCGTTTCTGATGCTGGCGGTCCTGTTCCGCGGCATCGAGAATTTCAAGATGTTCGATCTGGTCGTGCAACTGACCGGCGGCGGACCCGGCTCCACGACGGAACTGACCTCCATCAACCTGAAGCGGGAAGCGTTTGAGAAGTGGCGGACCGGTTATTCCTCCGCCTATGCGATCATTCTCTTCGTCACCGTGTTCGGGCTCGCCTCGATCTATGTGAAGGCGTTGAACAAGGTGAAGGACCGATGA
- a CDS encoding YeeE/YedE family protein → MNRHSMIAGLAGLVFGAGLALSDMINPARVLGFLDVLGDWDPTLAFVMAGALLPMGPAWWIVRRRGDRTLTRETVQRPTATGIDRRLLAGSVLFGVGWGLVGLCPGPAVAVLGIGGPSVWIFFAALIAGMALYRYLPSRA, encoded by the coding sequence ATGAACCGTCATTCGATGATCGCCGGACTTGCCGGATTGGTGTTCGGGGCGGGCCTAGCCCTGTCCGACATGATCAACCCCGCGCGGGTCCTTGGGTTCCTCGATGTCCTGGGCGACTGGGACCCGACTCTCGCTTTCGTCATGGCGGGGGCCCTGCTGCCGATGGGCCCGGCCTGGTGGATTGTCCGCAGACGCGGGGACCGCACCCTGACCAGGGAGACCGTTCAGCGTCCGACCGCCACAGGGATCGATCGACGGCTTCTCGCTGGGTCGGTGTTGTTCGGTGTCGGTTGGGGGCTGGTCGGCCTGTGCCCTGGACCGGCCGTCGCGGTGCTCGGCATCGGCGGACCGTCCGTCTGGATCTTTTTCGCGGCTTTGATCGCCGGAATGGCCCTGTACCGGTACCTGCCGTCACGGGCTTGA
- a CDS encoding extracellular solute-binding protein has translation MKTKLFAAAVSAAALSAATAPAANADDLTLCWAAWDPANALIELSKDFETKTGHNMSFEFVPWPNFADRMLNELNSGGQLCDLMIGDSQWIGLGAEAGHYIKLNDFFDAQGITMDDFIPATVTGYAEWPKGTPNYWALPAFGDVVGWTYRKDWFERPELQAEFKEKYGRALAAPNTQAELKDIAEFFQGREIDGTTVYGAAIYTERGSEGITMGVTNALYNYGFEYQNPDKPYDLEGFVNSDGAVEGLEFYKSLYDCCTPPGSSDWYMSENIDAYKSGQVALQMNFAFIWPGVHADPNVGGDKSGYFANPAGPAGHFAQLGGQGISVVSYSDSQDAALEYIKWFAQPEIQKRWWELGGYSALRAVVEDPGFASSQPYAQTFLDSMAIVKDFWAEPAYASLLLSMQDRVHKYVIAGEGTAKEALDALVEDWIEVFEDEGKL, from the coding sequence ATGAAAACCAAGTTGTTTGCAGCCGCCGTGTCGGCCGCTGCGCTGTCGGCGGCGACCGCCCCGGCCGCCAATGCCGATGATCTGACCCTCTGCTGGGCCGCATGGGATCCGGCAAATGCGTTGATCGAACTGTCCAAGGACTTTGAAACCAAGACCGGCCATAACATGAGCTTCGAGTTCGTGCCCTGGCCGAATTTTGCCGACCGCATGCTGAACGAGCTGAATTCCGGCGGTCAGCTTTGCGATCTGATGATCGGGGACAGCCAGTGGATCGGCCTCGGCGCCGAGGCCGGGCATTACATCAAGCTCAACGACTTCTTCGATGCCCAGGGCATCACGATGGACGACTTCATTCCCGCCACCGTGACCGGCTATGCGGAATGGCCGAAGGGGACGCCGAACTACTGGGCGCTTCCGGCCTTCGGCGACGTGGTGGGCTGGACCTATCGCAAGGACTGGTTCGAACGTCCGGAACTGCAGGCGGAGTTCAAGGAGAAGTACGGCCGGGCGCTGGCTGCGCCGAACACGCAGGCGGAACTCAAGGACATAGCCGAGTTCTTCCAGGGGCGCGAAATCGACGGTACGACCGTCTATGGCGCGGCGATCTACACCGAGCGCGGTTCCGAAGGCATCACCATGGGCGTGACGAACGCCCTCTACAATTACGGGTTCGAATATCAGAACCCCGATAAGCCCTACGACCTGGAAGGTTTCGTCAATTCAGACGGCGCGGTCGAAGGTCTGGAATTCTACAAATCGCTCTATGACTGCTGCACGCCGCCGGGTTCGTCGGACTGGTACATGTCCGAGAACATCGATGCCTACAAGTCGGGGCAGGTCGCCCTGCAGATGAACTTTGCCTTCATCTGGCCGGGCGTCCACGCGGATCCGAATGTCGGCGGTGACAAGTCGGGCTATTTCGCGAATCCGGCCGGTCCGGCGGGGCACTTTGCCCAGCTCGGCGGGCAGGGCATTTCGGTCGTGTCCTACTCCGACAGTCAGGACGCGGCGCTGGAATACATCAAGTGGTTCGCACAGCCTGAAATTCAGAAGCGATGGTGGGAGCTCGGCGGCTATTCCGCTCTGCGGGCGGTGGTCGAGGACCCGGGCTTCGCCTCCAGTCAGCCCTATGCGCAGACCTTCCTCGACTCCATGGCGATCGTGAAGGATTTCTGGGCAGAGCCGGCCTATGCCTCGCTGCTGCTGTCGATGCAGGACCGAGTCCACAAATACGTGATCGCGGGTGAGGGCACCGCCAAGGAAGCCCTGGATGCCCTCGTCGAGGACTGGATCGAAGTCTTCGAAGACGAAGGCAAACTCTGA
- a CDS encoding LysR family transcriptional regulator produces MKDDRLLEMRVFRTVVETGGFTSAAHGLGVSQPFVSQTIQRLETRLGAKLLHRTTRGHRLTAEGERFLETARRVVDLVEQAEADWQHDETQVEGHLRVSAPIAFGLDRVTPLMPEFLNRYPNLSLDLRLTDDHESLIDDRIDVAIRMGALPDSSLMHRRLCGLRRIVVASPDLLARHGKPSSVDDLARLPCLAWDGSRVHLNRWKFVVDGEPVTFRAESRFRSNQGMSLFQMCVAGVGVMRMAEHLARPAIARGDLIQILSDITAMDDGSIHAVFLPDRHMVPRIRNFIDFMVEAYRAPDWEVDDAG; encoded by the coding sequence GTGAAGGACGACCGTCTGTTGGAAATGCGTGTCTTCCGAACCGTCGTCGAGACTGGCGGGTTCACCTCTGCCGCCCATGGCCTGGGGGTCAGTCAGCCCTTTGTCAGCCAGACCATTCAGCGCCTGGAAACGAGGCTGGGGGCGAAACTGCTGCACCGAACGACGCGCGGGCACCGCCTGACCGCGGAGGGGGAGCGTTTCCTGGAAACCGCACGGCGCGTCGTCGATCTGGTGGAGCAGGCCGAGGCCGACTGGCAGCATGACGAGACCCAGGTCGAGGGACACCTTCGCGTGTCCGCACCCATCGCCTTCGGCTTGGACCGCGTTACACCTCTGATGCCGGAATTCCTGAATCGTTACCCGAATCTGTCCCTCGACCTGCGCCTGACGGACGATCATGAAAGCCTGATCGACGATCGGATCGACGTTGCAATCCGGATGGGCGCGCTGCCGGATTCCAGTCTGATGCACCGTCGTCTCTGCGGGTTGCGGCGGATTGTGGTCGCGTCCCCGGACCTTCTTGCCAGGCACGGAAAGCCGAGCAGTGTCGACGACCTGGCACGGCTGCCCTGTCTTGCCTGGGACGGCAGTCGGGTTCACTTGAACCGCTGGAAATTCGTGGTGGACGGGGAACCCGTTACGTTTCGTGCTGAAAGCCGCTTTCGCAGCAATCAGGGCATGTCGCTGTTCCAGATGTGCGTCGCCGGGGTCGGCGTCATGCGCATGGCGGAACATCTCGCCCGTCCGGCGATCGCTCGAGGCGACCTGATCCAGATTCTGTCGGACATCACGGCAATGGATGACGGTTCGATCCATGCGGTGTTCCTGCCCGATCGGCACATGGTTCCCCGGATTCGGAACTTCATCGACTTCATGGTCGAGGCCTACCGGGCGCCGGATTGGGAGGTGGATGACGCCGGCTGA